The Terriglobia bacterium genome includes the window CGATGTTCCTAAAGTGGTGAAAGAGCATTTGCGGTCCGACGTTGATACGTTCCTCTCCGATCACGGCCTCAGCCGCAAGGACATCACCAGTTGGATCCTTCACACCGGCGGCCCCAAGGTCCTGGAAGCGGTGCAGGACACGCTGGAATTGCCGGACGGCGCGCTGGATGCGTCGTGGGAGTGCTTGCGCAAGGTCGGCAATCTCTCCTCGGCATCGGTGTTGTGCGTGCTGCAGGATTTTCTGGCACGTCGGCGCGGCGCTCCGGGTTCCTACAGCGTGCTCGCCGCCTTAGGACCGGGATTCAGCTCCGAGGTGGTGCTGTTGCGGTGGTGATGATGTCAGCCGTACCCCAGCGAACCGATGTATTCGTCGTCGGCGGTGGACCCGCCGGACTTGCCGCAGCCATCGCGGCCCGCCGGCAGGGGTTCCGCGTCACCGTTGCCGACGTGTTTCGCCCGCCCATTGACAAGGCTTGCGGCGAGGGACTCATGCCCGACTCCGTCGCCGCCCTGCGCGAGCTTGGCCTCGATCTCGACGATCTCGACACCGGCGCGTTTCGCGGCATTCGTTTTATCGGTGACGAAGGCGTGGTCGAAGCCGACTTCCCGCACGGCCGCGGCGTCGGCATCCGCCGGACTCTGCTGCATCAAGCCCTTGTACAAGGCGCACAGGATGCCGGCGTAACCATGTTGTGGGGCGCGCGGGTTGCGGCCGCGCGCGATGGCGCGGTGCTGGTGGAAGGCCGAGCCGTTCCGTGCGGCTGGATTATCGGCGCCGACGGTCACAACTCGCAGGTGCGCCGTTGGGCGGGGCTGAGCGGCGAACGCGAATTCGACCGCCGCCTCGGCGTGCGGCTGCATTTCGCAATTGAGCCGTGGAGCGAATACGTCGAGATCTACTGGGGCGAGCACAACCAGGCTTACGTGACCCCGATTGGAACGCGCGAAGTTTGCGTCGCGCTGCTCTCCAGGCAGCCGGTGAGCGACTTCGCATCCGCGTTGCAGGAATTTCCGGCTCTGCGCCGCCGGCTAGGAGCGGCGCACACCACCACCGAGATGAAGGGCGCGGTCACCGTGACCCGCAAGCTGAAGTCGGTGGCGCGCGGCCGGTTCGCGCTGGTCGGCGAAGCTTCCGGTTCGTCGGACGCCATCACCGGCGCGGGACTCGCCATGTCGTTTCGCCAGGCCATCGCGCTCGCGCGTGCGCTCGCCGCCGACAACCTTTCCCTCTACCAGGCGGCGCACGACGACATTCGCAGGATGCCCCACTTCATGGGCCGCACCATGCTGCTGATGGACCAACGCCCGTGGGTGCGCCGGCGTGCGTTGTGCGCGCTGACCGCGAAACCCAGCCTGTTCCGGCAGCTTCTGGCGGTTCACGTCGGAGAACTCTCGTTGCTGAAGTTTGCGATTCCCGGATTCCTGGACTTGGGGTGGGAGATCTTGACGGCATGAGAGGTTGGAGCAAGCCTATGTTGCGTCGTTCCCCAATTGCGATCGCCGCGTGTATCGTTGCGGCGGTTTGCTTCGCGGCGACAAGCTTCGCACAGGAGTTGGCGTTCGAACTTGATCCTGCGCAGTCGCACGTCGATTTTGTTCTTGCCGATGTGGTGCACACGGTCCACGGCGCTTTTCATTTGAAGAACGGTTTCCTGCGCTTCGACGCGCAGAACGGCGGCGCTTCCGGCCAGTTGATCGTGGACGCCACCACCGGCGAGAGCGGCAGCAAGGGCCGCGACCGCAAAATGCACCAGCAGGTGCTGGAGAGCGCCACCTATCCCGACATCACCTTCCAACCGCAGCACGTGATCGGAAAAATTGCGGGCGCAGGCGCGTCGCAGATGGAAATCCAGGGGCTGATGACGATGCACGGCCAGACCCACGCCATGACCGCCACCGGTCCCGTGCAGATCAATGGTGACCAGGTCTCCGCCGACCTGCGCTTCGTGGTCCCGTACCAGCAATGGGGCATGAGGAACCCGAGCGTGCTGCTGCTGCGGGTCAGCAACAAGGTTGAGATCACCGTCCACGCCGTCGGCCGGCTCATGCCGGTGGCGGCGTCTGCGGCGGCGCAAGCGGGCGCGTCCACTCACTAGCGCTCTCGAACTCTCCTGTCATCCGCACTCCTACCGATCCGCTGTATAGTGACTGGCGCACGATATCCTCAACTATGCCGAACTTCGTCACAGGGCTGCGCTGCGTTTTTTGCCGCTCGCAATTTTCTCCCCGCGTGGGATACACGTGTCCGCGGTGCGGGATCACCGGCATTCTCGATGTGCAATACGATTACCCCGCCATTCGGAAGGCGCTGACCCGCCGCAAGCTCGCGGCGCGCACCGATCACAGCCACTGGCGTTACCGCGAGCTGCTGCCCATCGCGGAGCGCGCGCCGCTTCCATCGCTGGCGGTGGGATGGACACCGATCGTCGCAGCCGGCCGCTTGGCGCGCCATTTGGGAGTTCGTGAACTGCTCATCAAGGACGACGGACGCAATCCCACCGGCTCGCTGAAAGACCGCGCCAGTTCGCTGGGCGTGGTGAAGGCGGTGGAGAAGCGCCGTAAGATCATCGCCTGCGCCAGCACCGGCAATGCCGCCTCGTCGCTGGCGGGCATGGCGGCGAGCATGGGATTGCGCAGCGCGATTTTTGTGCCGCAGCGCGCGCCCGAGCCCAAGGTGACGCAACTGCTCATCTTCGGCGCCACTGTGCTGCGCGTCGGCGGCAGCTACGAGCAGGCATACGAACTGTGCCAGCAATCCTGCGAGCGCTGGGGCTGGTACAACCGAAACTGCGCCATCAATCCTTATCTCGTCGAAGGCAAGAAGACGGTCGGGCTGGAAATCGCGGAACAGCTCGCGTGGAATCCGCCGGACTGGATTGCCATGTCGGTGGGCGACGGTTGCAGCATCGCCGGCGCATGGAAAGCGTTTCGCGAACTGAAAACCATCGGCTTGATCGCGCGCACGCCGCGCATGCTCGGAGTCCAGGCGGCGGGCGCGGCGCCCATTACCGAAGCGTTTCGCAGCCACCAGCCGATGAAGCCGATGGAGCCGAACACCATCGCCGATAGCATCGCCGTCGGCGTGCCGCGCAATTGGAAAAAAGCTGTGACGGCGATCGAGGAATCCGGCGGCGCCATGATCAATGTCGCCGACGACGAAATCCTGGATGCGATGAGCTACACCGGCCATCTGACCGGAGTGTTTGCCGAACCCGCGGCCGCCACCGCCGTCGCCGGATTGAAGCGCGCGCTCAGCGAAGGCTTGGTGCCGCGCAAGTCTCGCGCACTGGCGGTGGTGACCGGCAGCGGGTTGAAGGACATTCGCGCCGCACAGCAGGCGGCCGGCAAGCCCTTCGAAGTTCCGCCCGACGGCAGTGGCCTGGAGGAGATCCTGGCGCGCCAGAGCCTGATTCCCTCCGCAAAATCCGCCGCCACCTCATGAGCCCGAAGCCCACGCCCAATTCGCTGCTGATTCGCGACATTCACACGCTGGTCTCGATGGAGGGAAATGATTCAGATCGTGTGGCGCGGGTCTCCGACCCGCGCTCCCGGGTCAAAGACCCGGGCCACACCGGCACGCCCCTGCTCCGCGGCGCCTACATTTATTGCGAAAACGGCGAGATCAAGAAAGTCGGCACACGTGTTCCGCCCGGCCTGCGTGCCGCGAAAACCATCCGCGCGCCCTACGCCGTCGCCGTGCCGGGGCTCATCAACACCCACCACCATTTGTTTCAGACGCTGACGCGCGCCTGCACCGCCGCCGCCAATGCCGAATTGTTCGACTGGCTGACCACGCTGTATCCGCGCTGGGCGCGCATTGACGAGGAAGCGGTGCACACGGCAGCGCTGGTGGGCATGGCGGAACTGATGCTCAGCGGCTGCACAACGACAAGCGATCATCATTATCTTTTTCCGCGCGGGCAGAAGAAGCTGATTGACGCCGAGATCGCGGCGGCGCGCCGCCTCGGCATCCGCTTTCATCCCACGCGCGGCAGCATGAACGTGGGCGTCAGCCGCGGTGGCCTGCCGCCCGACTCCGTCGTACAGACCACGGGCGAAATCCTGGAAGACTCCGAGCGCGTGATTCGCAAATATCACGACCCGCGCCCGGGCTCGATGCTGCGCATCGCGCTCGCGCCGTGTTCTCCCTTCACGGTAGACGCGGAACTAATGCGCCAGACTGCCGCGCTCGCTCGCCGGCATGGCGTCCGCTTGCACACGCATCTGGCGGAGACGCGTGACGAGGAAGAGTACTGCCGCAAGCGCTTCAGCCAACGCCCGCTGGACTTTTTCCGCGACTGCGGCTGGCTGCACGAAGATACCTGGGTGGCGCACGGAATCTATTTCAACGCCGGCGAATGTGGCCGGCTGGGCCGCGCGGGGGTCGGCGTGGCGCACTGCCCGACCTCGAACATGCGCCTGGCCTCGGGAATCTGTCCGGTGGAAAAGTTGCAGCGCGCCGGATCGCCGGTCGGGTTGGGCGTGGACGGCAGCGCGTCCAACGACAGCTCCAACATGCTGGCCGAAGCGCGCCAGGCATTGCTGTTGAACCGGCTGGCGCGCGGCGCTTCCGCCATCACGGTGCATGACGCTCTGCGCATGGCCACCCTGGAGGGCGCGCGCTGTCTCGGCCGCGACGACATCGGCAGCATCGCGGTGGGCAAGCGCGCCGACATCGCGCTCTTCGATTTGCGCGACATCGGCTACAGCGGCGCCGAGGACGCGCTCTCCGCCTTGCTGCTGTGCGCGCCGACCCGCGTCAGTACCTTAGTCATCGAGGGCCGGGTGGTGGTGGAAGGCGGCGTCCTGCAAGGTGTTTCGCTTGTCCCGATCCTGCACCGTCACCGCCGCATCGCCGCAAGAATCGTTGGCCGCACTCCGCTGCTTTGATATTTTGATATATTGACCGTTTGTCTTAGCTTACCAATTTTGCAGTTCTCGCCCGTGCTCCCCCCACGCGGAGATTGGAGAACGCGGTGTTTGACCACATTCAAGCTTTCTATCAGCCGAGGAGCGTCCGCGAGGCGGTACGCCTGCTGCACAGCGGCCCGGGCCGCGTCCTTGGCGGGGGCACCGATCTTGCGCTGCTGCGCGACCGCTCTGTCCGGTTCCTGGTTGACATCAAGCATCTCGGCCTCGACTACATCCGCCGCGATGGCAATGGATGTGACATCGGGGCCGCCTGCACCATGTCGGCGCTGGAACATTCGCCGATCGTACGTGGACTCGCCGGCGGCATTCTTGCCCGCGCCGCCGCCACCTGCGGCTCCATCCAGATTCGCAACCTGGCAACCATCGGCGGAAATCTCGCCAACGGTTCCCCCGCGGCCGATACCGCGACCCCGCTGCTCGCCATGGACGCATCGGTCGTCGTGCAAACCAAAAGCGGCCGGCGGCGCATGACGCTGCGCGAATTTTTCGCCTTGCCTCTGAAGCGGCGGATCAACGGCGGACTGCTGGTGCAAATCTTCGTCCCCAAGAACAAAGGCCGGGCCGGGTGGTCGTTCCAGAAGTTCGGGCGCACGGAAACCGACATTGCCGTGGTCAATGTTGCCGCCGGCCTGGGCATCGCGCGCGATGGCACGTGCGCGTGGGCACGCATCGCGCTCGGCGCTGTTGCCCCTGCCCCGATGCGCGCGGATCAAGCGGAAGCAGTGCTCGTCGGCAAAGCCCTCACCCGCGATCTGATTGGTCGCGCCGCCG containing:
- a CDS encoding FAD-dependent monooxygenase, whose product is MSAVPQRTDVFVVGGGPAGLAAAIAARRQGFRVTVADVFRPPIDKACGEGLMPDSVAALRELGLDLDDLDTGAFRGIRFIGDEGVVEADFPHGRGVGIRRTLLHQALVQGAQDAGVTMLWGARVAAARDGAVLVEGRAVPCGWIIGADGHNSQVRRWAGLSGEREFDRRLGVRLHFAIEPWSEYVEIYWGEHNQAYVTPIGTREVCVALLSRQPVSDFASALQEFPALRRRLGAAHTTTEMKGAVTVTRKLKSVARGRFALVGEASGSSDAITGAGLAMSFRQAIALARALAADNLSLYQAAHDDIRRMPHFMGRTMLLMDQRPWVRRRALCALTAKPSLFRQLLAVHVGELSLLKFAIPGFLDLGWEILTA
- a CDS encoding YceI family protein; the encoded protein is MLRRSPIAIAACIVAAVCFAATSFAQELAFELDPAQSHVDFVLADVVHTVHGAFHLKNGFLRFDAQNGGASGQLIVDATTGESGSKGRDRKMHQQVLESATYPDITFQPQHVIGKIAGAGASQMEIQGLMTMHGQTHAMTATGPVQINGDQVSADLRFVVPYQQWGMRNPSVLLLRVSNKVEITVHAVGRLMPVAASAAAQAGASTH
- a CDS encoding threonine synthase, whose translation is MPNFVTGLRCVFCRSQFSPRVGYTCPRCGITGILDVQYDYPAIRKALTRRKLAARTDHSHWRYRELLPIAERAPLPSLAVGWTPIVAAGRLARHLGVRELLIKDDGRNPTGSLKDRASSLGVVKAVEKRRKIIACASTGNAASSLAGMAASMGLRSAIFVPQRAPEPKVTQLLIFGATVLRVGGSYEQAYELCQQSCERWGWYNRNCAINPYLVEGKKTVGLEIAEQLAWNPPDWIAMSVGDGCSIAGAWKAFRELKTIGLIARTPRMLGVQAAGAAPITEAFRSHQPMKPMEPNTIADSIAVGVPRNWKKAVTAIEESGGAMINVADDEILDAMSYTGHLTGVFAEPAAATAVAGLKRALSEGLVPRKSRALAVVTGSGLKDIRAAQQAAGKPFEVPPDGSGLEEILARQSLIPSAKSAATS
- a CDS encoding 8-oxoguanine deaminase: MEGNDSDRVARVSDPRSRVKDPGHTGTPLLRGAYIYCENGEIKKVGTRVPPGLRAAKTIRAPYAVAVPGLINTHHHLFQTLTRACTAAANAELFDWLTTLYPRWARIDEEAVHTAALVGMAELMLSGCTTTSDHHYLFPRGQKKLIDAEIAAARRLGIRFHPTRGSMNVGVSRGGLPPDSVVQTTGEILEDSERVIRKYHDPRPGSMLRIALAPCSPFTVDAELMRQTAALARRHGVRLHTHLAETRDEEEYCRKRFSQRPLDFFRDCGWLHEDTWVAHGIYFNAGECGRLGRAGVGVAHCPTSNMRLASGICPVEKLQRAGSPVGLGVDGSASNDSSNMLAEARQALLLNRLARGASAITVHDALRMATLEGARCLGRDDIGSIAVGKRADIALFDLRDIGYSGAEDALSALLLCAPTRVSTLVIEGRVVVEGGVLQGVSLVPILHRHRRIAARIVGRTPLL
- a CDS encoding xanthine dehydrogenase family protein subunit M; translated protein: MFDHIQAFYQPRSVREAVRLLHSGPGRVLGGGTDLALLRDRSVRFLVDIKHLGLDYIRRDGNGCDIGAACTMSALEHSPIVRGLAGGILARAAATCGSIQIRNLATIGGNLANGSPAADTATPLLAMDASVVVQTKSGRRRMTLREFFALPLKRRINGGLLVQIFVPKNKGRAGWSFQKFGRTETDIAVVNVAAGLGIARDGTCAWARIALGAVAPAPMRADQAEAVLVGKALTRDLIGRAAESVAREVQPITDQRASAEYRREISQVLARRALLACAQEAEYTV